The following nucleotide sequence is from Lytechinus variegatus isolate NC3 chromosome 12, Lvar_3.0, whole genome shotgun sequence.
TGAACAGATataattttgtttctgtttatggtaactcctgtaagaactcggcaggacagcgttttgctggtaaacgccaagctggtatataaccaattacctatagGAATCATTTTACGTCTACGTTTATCAGCCATcgtggctgaccttatagacgacagatagtACTCTCGGACCTCTtaatcaaagtggagacaatggcagagtagggattcgaaccttgcgattatgactccaatgctctaaccagtAGACCACGCGAcccgtaaccactagaccacatgaCCCGTATATAGTAACGAGGTCCCGAACGAGGTGATCATAACAATGGTGCCAGTTAGATACCAGAACGTACATTTTTGCAAATATTCTCTCAACAGTCTCCTTATTTCGGCACATATCCGTATACCAAAACATTGTTAGTACCACCCCACCTCCGGGAGAAAGCTCTAACAGGTTTGTTAGACAAGCTGGATGCCAAGCCTGAAATGGGACCGCGCACAGGAACGATTTGcgaaagctaaaaaaaaagaataaaataataaaggcTCCCAAGAGGCAAAATACAACTATAAAGTTTTCTGAATGTGGGTGTACGGGAAGGAACCATATGTGGTAAACTTTTTGTGCGGTATGTGACAAACGGCTCGTACAAACCCTTTTTTTAATTCCGTCGAaccaaagaaaaatgaagaacaaGATTCTTGATATTTATCGttcaaaatacaacaaaatagaaattaaatgaaatgctTCAATCAGTCAATACTAGGTGCACAAGAttaaagttttcttttaaagggCCTACACTGTAGTTGTTTAACAGAAGTTTATAAGTATAAAAATTGTCAAGCAACTGGCACTTTCAATACAGTTCGAGCAGATAGTGAGATTTGGCCCTTGCGCCACTTCAAGCATGTCATACTACTTTCCTGTCGTGGCCGCACCAAAGAAACCATCAATATCGACCAAACTAATACCATTATTACCAATGATACATCATCAATCAGATTGGAATACATTCTTGCGGTGTGACTGGACTATGGAGACTAATCACGACGCTCTCATAGATATAAAACTGGCAAACAGATACAATATTGATGAATAGAGTACTTCGTAAATTAGGTTCTCTGCATAAAAGAGCTCTTGTTGAATACCAGGAGTGCTTCTGGATGCTTGTCACTGATTAATAACCAGGTATATGTGTGATGAAATTTATAAATGGGATAACGTCACGATTAAGTGTAGTTTTATCATGCTCTGGCGTAATTTTCTGCTTCAATGCGAAGTAGTCCCAATTGGATGTGTACAGAGGCTTGGCTTAATCACACCAAAAAGTGCAATGACCGAGTTCCGCAGTAATTTGAGCGggaacaaaattacatcataatcataattccGTTTGAGATAATTTGACATTACTCTCGCTTGAGCGGGGCAATTATTCGGATTGGATCGGCGTGTAAGTTGTCAATTAGTCGAAGCGCAAAGCGCCATGAAAGGACAAATATCATAGAAATCACACCAAACTACAtgtgaataaattgaaaaaaaaatgaataaagggaGGCACTATCACTGATAtaatattttctataattaCTAAAAGTAAAAAGCTGACGATCATCAGAGATATGCCGGATTCATCAATGGTTTATGAATCAAAAAATAGTAATGTGAAAAGTTTGACAGCAAAAGATTATGCTAGTACAGAAGAGGGTTATCGAGTGCGAGCGGTGAAGAATcgaattacatgtacttttttgcgggctttttttgtaaagaaaaaaaaacgttttcattcatttttcacaaaaaaattatcTCAAATATTTGATACTTAAATACCGTACGATAATGCAACTAGGAACGTTCACATGTATCTGTTTAGATATTATGTTGACACcatttcaaaatcacaaaacTAGCTCtttaaggaaaatgaaaatgacattttgtcatttttatttccgAAGTTATGACAGATCATCGTTTCCAAATATTGGCATAAAATTTCACAATTTATAAACATGATACTTCCATAATGCTATTTACAGACCTGAGCCAACACGCATCAATGTGGCATGGTTCAGTCTGAGAAAATGATCTTCATAATGTTCGGTCTTATATTGCTCTCTTGTATTCGATTCCAGGCGCTGTTTTGTGTGATTGGGCACGGAGCCAGTTTCAAGCTTTCCAATGTTTTATCCCTAATAGCCATTGATTGGTTTCTGCCATAGATTAAAGGGGAGTATCTTGTTCTGATTTTTTATCGTGTGTACATCTAGGTCACAGGGAGTCTGTATCAACAGAATTGGTATAAATCACAACTGCTAATACAATAACCTCCACACTTCTTTGAAACAAAACTGGTGCAATTCAATGGGCGCGGTGCGACCAGCGATATTGGGGTTAATTGCTTCTAAACATCCTGCTCTCTCAAACCAATAAGGATTTTCAATGCAAAACCTCAGTGCTAATCGAGCCGCCTGGTATGTGACCGCAGAGAAGTGTTTAAGTAATAGAGATTTGTGCTCAGTAACACCAAAAGGTGTTTAGGCAACACTGGTCGGTGTTAAAAGAACATCAGTTTGAGTCTTAACTGGTTTCGTTATAGGGAGTTTTCACTTCTCCGACACAAGAAGTCTTGtcgaaaattgataaatcaaaaCAGAAGTTTCGTCCTGAAATCTGGGCAAACAACACATTTCCactttttcgtcagctccgaaaatTAGGACGAAACTTCTTTTCCTGTTTtacaaattttcgacaaagtccTCCAAGTTTTTTTTGTCATATGACTTGGTGGACATTTTCAATctatttactgtgttcttgacTCCGTCTCTGTTGAAATTGCGAAAACTCATTAATGTTGAATTGACAGTGGAGCTTCTGCAGTGTAATGCCTGAAAGAAATTCCTTGTTTCAAGGAAATGATTAATCATGTTTCTCGATTATTCTTTTTTGGATTCgtatgatattgataaaatataaaatgatcatACATTAGCACTAATCTTTAAGTAAATTTGCAGAATCTAtttaaagttaccataataataaaaaaaaacctatcaAAGATCATCAAGTGGAGAGATGCCCTAGGCCCATGCATATTGACTGGATATTATAATTGcacataaaaacaaacactCTTTATTATTAAGTTCTCTGTTTTAATAAGTAATGCATCTAAACATATATATTGCCATTTTATaccgattttatttttgtgtatttttatatcCAGACTAGCGAGGAGAGCTTCAtaacagaaactagtttttcttTCAGTCATCCTCAGGCACTAGTCGGTGGTAATTGATTCCTCTTGTACATATTCTCGTCTTTTGCATGGaaatatattaaataaataaataaataaatataaacatgatGACACGGATTATACTGATCTCATTCTATAGATGTGGTTGCCACTGGGTAATTCATCTAGGCCACATCAATGTTAAGTACCTATCCTCTATACAACCATATTTCCATTTGTGATATTCCGGTGCCCATTAATCTGGCGGGGTGTTGATTTCAAACCTCAAACGTATAGACTGCATGAGAGTAAACTTCATAAACCACTACACCcatcaaaacaaatatttctgaTAGATGGCTTGTGACATATCATTACAAACCATCATATTTGAATGATGTTATGAATCTCAAGTAACTTCGAACAAGTAACCCATATTTTAAGGTGATCTCTATAGATTGTAGGTTTCATAGTCCTTAATGATACTTATGCTATTTGCATTGATATGTAAGTGGTTAAATCTGCACACCATGTCACGTCATACATGCTTAAGTGCGGTATCTTAGATTAGCTATAACATTTGACGGCAGCTAAAATCAGGCTCGCATtgtctcattcacattcgttGTATTTTACAGTATGTATAAAGATGAATTACATGCAAATGGGGCAAAGTGTCCAAATGTGTTATTGTCGAAGCGAAATAAGGCCATGAGCTACAGTTATAAGCCCTAATGTACGGTGAAAGTGTGACATTATTACGGTTAAAAGACTTGCCGGTAGAGTTTTGTTTGTCGGCAAATTCGCATCATTTTTCATTGAGTAAATGGACGTGATGGGTGAAGTGAATTGAAGGCAAAAGAAATCAGTcaatatattcttattctttaattGAGAAGATGACAAAATGGGATGCGTAATAAATCCGATAACTTGGACTTTGGCTACGGACGGTTTTCTGAATGcggtaaagtttgaaaattcaGCCATTTCCACTTTTGTCACGAGATCACAAAATTAATCCGAATGTAACACAAGCTATTCTGCAAAGTTCTACAGATATATTTTATGACTTGactttttaaatctaaattgTGATGTTTCCAATCCGTATATATCATTAGAGATTCTGGATTTTCTAGGCTAATAGACCAATGAATTCATGATCCACTTTTAAAATCTCATCCGGCACATTCATGGTTTGCCTGTGGCATTATAGGATCCCCAGTAGGCAACTCAAGCTACATAAGCTAGAAATTAAATGAGACAACCGGGCTATGACTTGACATGTTGAATTCTTAATCATAATTATGGATATTTAATAATGCATGAGGGATTTACGGCCTGTTTCGTATGGTAGATGAAGACAAACTTGTCATTGAAGGTAAGATTTGCAAGACTATCCGACCTACTATGAGATCAATATCTTTTCAAAGTGTAACTCggtctcttttttttcagccaaCACCATTATGTAGTCCTGAAAGGActgtttgttattctttcttgatTGTATGTTAGCTCTGAAAAGAACTGTCAACGACGTTCAACCAGTGTGTTCTGGTCGTCATCATGAATGATGATCCACTTGAAAGTTCGGATATGGTCAAAACGTCGTTAATAGTTCTTTTCAGAGCTAACATACAatcaagaaagaataacaaacagtccttttcaggactacatacaTGGCATTTACTGTAAGAACTTCCATTATTCTCTCCACCATGGAAACCTACAAAGATCATCCTAAGTAACGATGATGCTGTTCAATTCGACTGAATGGTTATCAGCCACCTCCCACCAATTCGACATTGACGATCGTGcacaacttatttcatataatccTGTAGATTCCCGTTCATTTTCTTGTTTAATCTTTGCTAGTGAAAGTTTAACTTGGGCTACCTATTTATCTCTGGGAAAATAAATGTTACTTATTAAGCCTCCTACTTCAAGAATGTCTGgatggaaataaaaaatatttacatctaaTATAATAAGGGAGATCATGTATTAGTCACATAAAAAAATCCCTAAGCACCCACCTTATCAAATGATCCGGACGATTCGAATTTCGATAGCCTGTCATCATCAACTTTGGTCGCTGATACTTCGCTACCCGATCTCTTGCCGAAGAAAAATCCATTCCGTTTGCCAAAGAAAAATCCGTTTCTCTTGTCCTCATCGATGGGTGTTTCCGCCTCGTAGTTTCCTAGAGGTGAGTTTGGTGAAGCGCCCTCTAATATGAAAAGTTGATCAGCCGAGACGTCCGCAGGAAGCTGCGGCAATGGTTCTTGGAGGCCGTAAGCGGTGATGTCTGTCCTGTCTCTGCTTCGTGATGATGGGTTGTGTTTTCTAAGCACGTTTCTAAGATTACTAAGAAGCTCGTCTTTCCACTCTTCGTTGCTGATCTTCTCCTCTGACGGCCCCATCTGATTCTCCCGCCATTTTTGGATAAGCGGTGATGGTACTATATTCCTGAATTGCTGATGAGAGAATATAGGAAGAACCGGTTCACCATCTTTCAACCCATTTTTAACACTTCAGAAGTACATCAACGAAAAGGATGGCAAAACAAGAATGAGCAAAATAGTTTATCTTTTGGTCATTAGGTTTATTCATAATTCTTACGGATTCCTCGACACTGATGTTTAGTCGTCGTAGTCATATATTGTAAATCAAATTAATGTGTGTAAATTAAAGTATCCCTAATTAGCACGGAAAATTGCATATAATGGGAAGATACGATCATGCATCATAATTAACTATTAGTCTCTAAACTATCTTGTGAAAGTATAAATTTTACAAAAAGTGTCATTCATGTTACCTTTTGTTGCATAAAGTTGTTATCCCTTTCTCCATAGACTGTGACGAATGATGCTAAAACTATAGAAATTGACAATAAAGTCCTCAGTATTCGTCTTTCGTAACCCATCTTACGGTTCGGTACCTTCTCCTCACGAATCGACCCGCGATCTGAGGACAAATAGGAAATGAGAATGCTGCTAAGTTATAATGAAAACTGAGCAGAACTACGAAACAGCAATCTATGTTTGGTAATGAATGAAAGCAAGATTGGTAAAAGAAattaatgttaatttttttgaaatatatatatatacgctACACTATTCTCGATATAGCGTTGGCCATGTTCATAGTTGTAAGAATACTGTTTTGAATTCATCTTTTTCGTCCAAAAGTGAAAATATAACTGGACAATTGCGttgaaaacatgaatatttGTCTTAAGGAAAAGCCAcaattgtaaaattaaattggCATTTTGATAACAGATGCTGAACATGACTTTGTTCAACTGCTCTTTCTATCCCTAGCCATGTCCCTATAGcatacttaaaggggaagttcaccctgacaaaaagtttattgtaaaaatagcagaaaaaataataaaaaatattgccgaaggtttgagaaaaattcatcaaataattaaaaagttattagaatttcaattatttgatttgtgacgtcatatgcgagcagcattcctacatagcgaatggtaaaaaaatcaatgaaatgtcattttctcagaaaattgaaaatggttttcactgtaacttttgtatatcaatagacaaatcatttcacacccgatcatgaaaagaaaacaaaattaagtcatcaggaaccataccaaatttgaaattcatacattttatactatataacacatggggcagctgcttgtttatgacgtcacaaatccaaaattttgaactctaataactttcttactctttaacggattttcctcaaaccttcaccaatatttttactatttttttgctatttttacaacaaagttttcttcagggtgaacttcccctttaatcgtACATTCTGATTTTTGCGTAGGCGCGCGTATTTGTGTTTTactctttatatcatttttctagTTTATAGACATGTATAAGTGTAAGTTGTAAAGAATTTAGCAAAAATATGGCTTCTCATCCTTTCGTTTCTCATTTCACTTTTTCACATCCAAGGGTGGAACCAGGACATTTatataggaggggggggggcaagacaaCCTAAAGAAGACGAAACTATTTCCTCACATTTATAGAACAGTATACTATGGCGTTAGATAAATAAAACATCTTATGCTctcccttctttcctctttccccttttctttttattttgcctCCCCGTCTTGTATTTTCTTTCACTCATTGACAAATCATAAAGGAACATCCCCAGGGTGTCGCCCTTGTACACCAACGTCTGAATTTCCTTGGCTTAGCCAACTGTTCATTATCCTCTTTATACatacaaaaaagaaacaaggatagccatttctttataaaaaaaaatacgttcacGTGCAGGAGAATGTGCCTTAATTTCTGCTGGCTTTTACTTTGAAGCATTCAAGGGTCTTTCCTCTCGACGAATTGATAGCTATAAAAATGACGAATGTTCTATACACATTAAAAACACCATTCAGTTTACGTTGTATAACATTGAGAATATTTGAAATGTCGACATAAATCTAACAATAAATTCAAGCAGatcatattcataattcttTTAAATATGCATATTCATAATTCTTTTAAATATGCAGGACCTAGAATTTATAACAATTTAAATTCAGTAATTCGTTCCTGTTGAACTGCCTCTTCAtttaaaattttacttaaaGGACAATTAATTATTGGTTATTTATCTTGATTCTTTTTCCCTTGTCTAAACATACtctcctctccccctctctctttctactctctctctctctcttttgtttGAGTGCAGTGGGTCATGGATGTGTGTTGAATGTGGGTGATTCTGTGTTTGATGTGTGAATGTATTTTGattacgttatgattattagtGATTAGTAGAGTACTTTTAAAGGGGCAACTGCCTACAAGATTTTAATCTTTTTGGTTGCCTCTTACCATATGTTGATTTTTCCTTTACTTGAATgtataaattgtatttatttgttgtatgcgttgttatatttatgcatttatatattatgttattttacattgtattttttacactgtattttacattgtatttaaatatttttatatggtgaataaatgaattgaattgaattgaattcatgcaCGATCACAACACTTCAGCTATTCATATTTAAGGAATAACTTTATACCCGGAATGACTTGAGTCTTCATGTGACGTCAGCCACTCCCACGCGGCAACTAGAACAAATGATTTCTTTATACCTACTTCCCCCGGTCACGAATTGCGACGCGATTCAAACGACGTATTTGATCGTGTACTAATCGTAGTGATCTTATCGGATCATATCAGCTCACTCGTGGTAATCGTGTACATCGTAGAAAGGTTTTGAATGACTCAACGACTTTGGCCATCAATTACGAAAGGCCAATCGTGGGGGTCGTAAAGGGTGAAGGATCGCACGACAGTGTGGGGAACGAGGTAATAGCGTTTAGtgttaagcccctttcacaataaTGTGGTGCGACTActtacaaccgttgcgattCTGTGCAGcatatattgtgaccaaatgaCCGCAAACAATCGCACGAACAATAATTGTGAAAGCCCCCGTAAAGTCACTTTCACAATGGTGGTGCGACTGCTTACAGCAGTTGCGATTCTGTGCAACATATGTTTTTACCAAATGATCGCAAACCATCGCACGAGctattgtgaaagcccctttacGATGCcatgcagtggcgtagctacggggggcctggggggcacgCGCCCCCGATctttggtgtgccccccaggtctacatatcagcatttttagCTCACGCTGCATGGTCACATTGCTTGATTTGCCAaattcatattgtctacgtgtattccataatgttccattaaacaaatgtattcagaatgcccagattttaggtttaaatataaaacatgtgcTATAGCCTGCAtgatctttatttaaaatgtacttaaattatccagtttcacatcagaaaatcaataattgtctgctcacgcttcacgattgcactattaatgatacccaattgactatatcctatttatgacttacaaaatatgaatagagtgtcccgcttttaggtctaaaatctcaattttcttcctctcgcgcccgcgttattgaaatatataccgtcttcgtgggtaactgtaagcagtccttaacaggtcctttttcgataatgctagaacagttgataaaaatttctgttcgcgcttgggggtacatacgaatcttgttaaGGATTatacataacattgcccagaaaattaaattttcaggaaaaaatacattaaagtaaaaaaaaaaaaaaatcgctcacgcttcgcgctcgcacatttttataaggcttatgagattattttatgtttgttgttttataagaataaaactaagaagtgactgatataggtgaagataatttcgggccccgtcccctatcgTAAGTAAAATAGTAAAATTGGAATTACCGCTTCGTACTCACCGTTTTCCCCTGCTTTGCACTGAGATCGAGATTGAGATTaagatttattgtgacgtcGCAACAATCGTACTATTGCGTGCGACTCGTAGCCGATAACAGGTGTGAAGGACAAGCCTCACCTAAATTTCAAGTGTATTCATATCATTGTTAAAATAAGGAAATTTGATTTGCCAAAATAGTTCATCTCGTTAGCAAAATCGGTTCGCAACGAATTACAATGAACGTTTAATGATATCCAAAGACTTAAGGATTCGATGACCGTGCATTTGTTACAGTGATACGGTGAATTAAAGCAAGTGGAGCACACGAGAACCAGACGTTGCTCTGTTCACGAACAGATTGaagtgaaatgaaaaagaaggacAAAGACAGAAGATAACAACCCTACGTCAAGAACTTTTTCTTAGATCATGAAGGCCCTTCACAAGCTCAACAGaacattcttaatgaaatgttATAACCGGATATCCTGGGCGAAGTGTGGGAATTCGTTGGTTTAAAATGACAGCCTTCTATCTCGTCACTGAAGACGTTGTGAAAGGTGTGTATAGAGGAAATCAATGTAATGCAATTAGAGACTCACATAACAGTACTGAATGTTCGTAAACATCAAACATGTAAGatgatttcatttcaagaaTACAAGGCAACACTTACACCAAAAGATGGGACGAAATATTATTGTATTCATCAAACATCAATCATCACCATGCACATACCTGCTAGTTATGATTTTGTTAAACACATTTCATATACCAATTGGTAGTCATTTCGTGATTTTTtcttgtggggggggggcgagacgACCCTCTCTAATCAGCTCCTGTAAAAAACAAGAATCCAGAAATCGAGGGGGAACACGCCCTACCCGGATAATCTTATACCAATTCTACTAAAGATGAATAAAACTTCTAGACCTCATCTGCTACATTAAAATTAACATTTCTCGATCATTGTATTTGTCATGTTAACAAAAGATAgatataaaattgatattgtCCGAGAGACCGCGACTACACCGTGGTCACAACATGGACGTCGCAGAACCACCTTCGACGAGTACTCGCAGCAAAGAACAACGAATATCATCGGCTCATGACGACCAAAATTGATGTTCCTATAAAAGAATGAAGCAGTCATCAGTCATCACGTcattataatgatatttttctgTTCTTCTTTAGcttgaaataaaagagaagaaACCTACACGATCCCAGCCTGCGAACTCGGCTATCTGTATTCAAAGGTAAAGAAACAGACTTTTTAATACCAAGTTCCATAAACTGTCAATATACTCCTTTGGCAGGGTAAATCTTCAAATCATTGGAGAATGAAATGCACTCGAAGTAAGACTTACACAACATATTACCCATCTCACTGGAGCGTCAAGATCACTGCTTCTCCTTCACGGGTAACATGACTATTGAGAGCAAACATCTCGCTGTAGAGGCATGCTTTTAACTCAACTATTGACGTATTGACATGTACATGGAAGGACTAGCATACTACAAAACCACTTCAGAAATAGAAAAACGGGGGAAGGAGCGTAGGaaggaaaatgatgaaaaaatgatcTAAAAAGAAAAACTTTTGTACTACGATCTAATTATAAAGTATTGTAAAATATAATACCAATACTCCTCACTGCTTGTGTTGAGCAAGAGTAATGGCTAAACAATAATACCTGACTGCTTATCAGAAAACGGGTGGGCGAATAAAAGGGACTGAAGAAATACCTAATGACGTCTTTGACATCATTCACACGtttcaataaaatattggtCTTAAATTGTAACATTACGTACGGAATGATGAACCTAAAGAAAAGGTCGTTTGACATATTATTGATATTCAACTGATATATCAGAAGTAATAAATTCGGAAGTCGGGAGCGTAAATATTGACAAGACCAGGCGCCATACAACCCATACtatgtcatttcattttaatcctCATTTATGGTTAAGATAACAAAAAGGAGTATAGGATATTTCAGTTTATCCATTCATGACCTTACATTAATGGTTTCGACTTCTTTTTGCTTCATGTATTAAAAATCATCATGAATTTCCGAACTCCCCCAGTGATGCCCTTCTGAAACCTTTCGTGGTATCCTACTATCTCATCAATCTAATCTGCTCCGGGTTAAGAGGCAAATACTGTTGTTTATTATTTGTTACATTGGTGGAGCATCATTATCCGCTTGAGTCTTCTTGTCAACTTGTTTTACCATCAATTAGGCTCCCTCAGAGATCATTGATTGGG
It contains:
- the LOC121425404 gene encoding uncharacterized protein LOC121425404 isoform X2; this encodes MGYERRILRTLLSISIVLASFVTVYGERDNNFMQQKQFRNIVPSPLIQKWRENQMGPSEEKISNEEWKDELLSNLRNVLRKHNPSSRSRDRTDITAYGLQEPLPQLPADVSADQLFILEGASPNSPLGNYEAETPIDEDKRNGFFFGKRNGFFFGKRSGSEVSATKVDDDRLSKFESSGSFDKTMRSTKSGKMRDGGYML
- the LOC121425404 gene encoding uncharacterized protein LOC121425404 isoform X1, which translates into the protein MGYERRILRTLLSISIVLASFVTVYGERDNNFMQQKQFRNIVPSPLIQKWRENQMGPSEEKISNEEWKDELLSNLRNVLRKHNPSSRSRDRTDITAYGLQEPLPQLPADVSADQLFILEGASPNSPLGNYEAETPIDEDKRNGFFFGKRNGFFFGKRSGSEVSATKVDDDRLSKFESSGSFDKCRPCGPRSQGRCVMVGTCCSPQFGCYLFTPEAAACMTEDVSPCQLNAPSCGLEGQCVANGICCSAAEGACHLDPTCTSMSLN